Proteins encoded together in one Chitinophaga varians window:
- a CDS encoding NADH-quinone oxidoreductase subunit N: MNALISTALSGVVLMFVGLFVRNKQHIKFFAIAAIIISFIANLALYPTVLLGSYIQFGMIEVSKFSVLFNAVALGATLIYFLLSGKEFEKVGEHVGDYFALIFFILAGITLASSFSNLLMLFLAIEIMSIPQYVLAGADRKSLKSNEASLKYFLMGAFSTGILLMGITLIYGAAGTFNIAELGLGADPVHPLALCGIILMAFALAFKVSAVPFHFWTPDVYDGSPTVFTSFMATVVKAGGFVAFLRMFHVAFAGGAVSHHWTLILSIITAATLILGNFSAVFQQSVKRMLAYSSIAQAGFMLFAVIAINQFAAQGIILYAAAYSLATIGVFAVLMKLKDYTFEGFNGLARKQPLLALATTIFLFSLAGIPVTAGFFAKYFVLSAAIQHGHLLWLVIVGVLCAAISVYYYFRVIMAMYFKQGDPEVEPISGGFRAALVLTIVLVLVLGLFPGLLIGWL; the protein is encoded by the coding sequence ATGAATGCACTAATTTCTACTGCTTTATCGGGCGTTGTTCTGATGTTTGTCGGTTTATTTGTACGCAATAAGCAGCATATTAAATTTTTTGCCATCGCGGCCATCATCATATCATTTATCGCTAACCTGGCACTGTATCCCACTGTGCTGCTGGGGAGCTATATCCAATTTGGTATGATTGAAGTATCAAAGTTCAGTGTGTTGTTTAATGCAGTGGCTTTAGGTGCAACCCTGATATATTTCCTGTTGTCAGGGAAAGAGTTTGAGAAAGTAGGTGAACATGTGGGAGATTACTTCGCCCTGATTTTCTTCATCCTGGCGGGTATTACGCTGGCTTCCTCCTTCAGCAACCTGCTGATGCTGTTCCTGGCCATCGAGATCATGTCTATTCCGCAGTATGTGCTGGCAGGGGCCGACCGTAAAAGCCTGAAAAGCAATGAGGCGTCCCTGAAATACTTCCTGATGGGCGCTTTTTCCACCGGTATCCTGCTGATGGGCATTACCCTGATTTATGGCGCCGCAGGCACCTTTAATATCGCCGAGCTCGGACTGGGAGCAGACCCGGTACATCCGCTGGCTTTGTGCGGTATTATCCTGATGGCTTTTGCCCTCGCTTTCAAAGTGTCCGCAGTGCCGTTCCACTTCTGGACACCTGACGTATATGATGGTTCTCCTACCGTTTTCACTTCTTTCATGGCTACTGTGGTAAAAGCCGGTGGTTTTGTGGCTTTCCTGCGGATGTTCCATGTGGCTTTCGCTGGGGGGGCTGTAAGCCATCACTGGACGCTGATCCTTTCTATCATCACGGCTGCTACCCTTATCCTGGGTAACTTCAGCGCGGTGTTCCAGCAGAGCGTAAAAAGAATGCTGGCTTATTCCAGTATCGCGCAGGCAGGTTTCATGTTGTTTGCCGTTATCGCTATCAATCAGTTCGCCGCACAGGGCATCATCCTGTATGCAGCTGCCTATAGCCTCGCTACTATCGGTGTGTTTGCCGTGCTGATGAAACTGAAGGACTATACTTTCGAAGGATTTAACGGCCTTGCCCGTAAACAGCCACTGTTGGCGCTGGCAACGACCATCTTCCTGTTCTCCCTGGCCGGTATCCCGGTTACAGCGGGTTTCTTCGCCAAATATTTTGTACTGTCTGCTGCTATTCAGCATGGTCATCTGCTGTGGCTGGTGATTGTGGGCGTACTGTGTGCCGCGATCAGCGTATACTACTATTTCCGCGTGATCATGGCCATGTATTTCAAACAGGGTGATCCGGAAGTAGAACCAATTTCTGGCGGCTTCAGGGCTGCGCTGGTGCTAACCATCGTCCTGGTATTGGTGCTGGGCCTGTTCCCCGGTCTGCTGATCGGCTGGCTGTAA
- a CDS encoding NuoM family protein translates to MLTVLLILIPFIAGLIAFGLKGSGPKVLGMIASLASVATAIGTVCTLHADPKKLSFVTDWIPQLGSQFRVGLDGMGTMLCLLTAIAFLLVFITIYNRDIERPNSFYGLMLLSQAGLVGVFTAFDALQFYVFWELALIPVYFLCSMWGGEKRIPVTFKFFVYTFLGSLLMLVGIIYLYFQTPDHSFSWTSFTSLQLGTGDQKWLFWLFFVAFAIKMPVFPFHTWQPDTYEQSPTPVTMILSGVMVKMGLFGVLRWLVPVLPEGAAMWTDVAIVLSIIGIIYASCIAMVQSDLKRLIAYSSIAHIGLMSAAIFAHNEQGTQGVLLQMFNHGINIIGLWIIVEVIQNRLGVKNMDQMGGMARKAPRMAIFLVIISLANIGLPLTNGFIGEFLMFSGLFQYNHWFMAFAGLGIILAAVYTLNMIQKVIFGEGNTLTDTTTDLQPGETVALSLVVIMIFVLGVYPQPMLDLVSKVF, encoded by the coding sequence ATGTTGACAGTTTTATTAATACTGATTCCTTTCATAGCGGGCCTGATCGCATTCGGCCTGAAGGGGTCCGGGCCAAAGGTGCTGGGCATGATTGCGTCCCTGGCGTCGGTAGCCACAGCCATCGGAACCGTATGCACGCTGCATGCCGATCCGAAAAAACTTTCTTTTGTTACCGATTGGATACCTCAGCTGGGAAGCCAGTTCAGGGTAGGCCTGGACGGTATGGGCACTATGCTGTGTTTATTGACAGCGATCGCCTTCCTCCTGGTTTTCATCACCATTTATAACCGCGACATCGAAAGGCCCAACAGCTTTTATGGACTGATGTTGCTTTCTCAGGCCGGTCTGGTAGGTGTTTTCACCGCTTTCGACGCTCTGCAGTTTTATGTATTCTGGGAACTGGCATTGATACCGGTATATTTTCTCTGCTCTATGTGGGGCGGCGAAAAACGTATACCCGTTACGTTTAAGTTCTTCGTTTATACCTTCCTTGGTTCCCTGTTAATGCTGGTAGGTATCATCTACCTGTATTTCCAGACACCGGACCATTCCTTTAGCTGGACATCCTTCACCAGCCTGCAGCTGGGCACAGGTGACCAGAAATGGCTGTTCTGGCTGTTCTTTGTGGCATTCGCCATCAAGATGCCGGTGTTCCCGTTCCATACCTGGCAGCCGGACACTTACGAGCAATCACCTACACCGGTGACCATGATCCTCTCCGGGGTGATGGTGAAAATGGGCCTGTTCGGCGTACTGCGCTGGCTGGTGCCGGTATTGCCGGAAGGCGCCGCCATGTGGACAGACGTAGCTATTGTACTGTCTATCATCGGTATTATCTATGCTTCCTGCATCGCCATGGTGCAGAGCGACCTGAAACGACTGATCGCTTACTCTTCCATAGCGCACATTGGTTTGATGAGCGCCGCTATTTTTGCGCATAACGAACAAGGCACCCAGGGCGTGTTGCTCCAGATGTTCAACCACGGTATCAACATTATCGGGTTGTGGATCATCGTGGAAGTGATACAGAACCGTCTTGGTGTAAAGAACATGGACCAGATGGGCGGCATGGCCCGCAAGGCGCCCCGGATGGCTATCTTCCTCGTTATCATCAGCCTGGCGAACATTGGTTTACCGCTTACCAACGGATTTATCGGTGAGTTCCTGATGTTCAGCGGCCTGTTCCAGTACAATCACTGGTTTATGGCATTTGCCGGATTAGGTATCATCCTCGCTGCAGTATATACGTTGAATATGATCCAGAAAGTGATATTCGGTGAAGGCAATACCCTGACAGACACCACTACCGACCTGCAACCCGGCGAAACGGTGGCATTAAGCCTGGTAGTGATCATGATCTTCGTATTGGGTGTATATCCGCAACCGATGCTGGATCTGGTTAGCAAGGTATTTTGA
- the nuoL gene encoding NADH-quinone oxidoreductase subunit L, protein MIKLVWLVPFLPLLGFLVNGLGRRFLSKSLVGFIGSGTVLASFVVSLLAFFEVKAPGFQAQVVHLFNFISVGSLHIPFAFQVDQLSALFLLIITGVGTLIHIYSTSYMHDESDESFARYFAYLNLFVFSMLILVLGANYVMMFIGWEGVGLCSYLLIGFWFKNTSYNNAAKKAFVMNRIGDLGFLLGIFFMIMQFGTVTFPDVFAKAAPLGMNNPTLAAIAMLLFVGAMGKSAQIPLYTWLPDAMAGPTPVSALIHAATMVTAGIYMIARSNVIYTLAPAIQTVVAVIGIATALFAASIALKQNDIKKVLAYSTVSQLGYMFLALGVGAYSAAVFHVMTHAFFKALLFLGSGSVIHAMGGEQDIRKMGGLKKYMPTTNWTFLVGCLAIAGIPGLSGFFSKDEILASAYAHNPVLYALGLIGALMTAFYMFRLYYITFSGKFRGTHEQEHHLHESPSPITIPLIILAILSVFGGYVGLPEVFGKNLLAEYLSPVFAPSAPFVTEHHLSHGTEWMLMGLSSVLVIVFILIARQKFAAYEDTGKENTGVAKVLENKWYIDELYDAIIVKPLQELSRFFRDTVEKAGIDKLVNGVGRSVQWGSQQIRRVQSGQVGFYIFAMVIGMIVLFVIGFLL, encoded by the coding sequence ATGATTAAACTAGTTTGGCTGGTACCATTTTTACCATTATTAGGTTTCCTGGTGAATGGTTTGGGGCGCAGATTTTTATCCAAGTCCCTGGTAGGGTTTATCGGAAGCGGCACTGTACTGGCTTCCTTTGTGGTGAGCTTATTGGCATTTTTTGAAGTAAAAGCCCCGGGATTTCAGGCACAGGTGGTGCACCTGTTTAATTTCATTTCCGTTGGCAGCCTGCATATTCCTTTCGCATTCCAGGTAGATCAACTGAGTGCATTGTTCCTGCTGATCATCACCGGTGTGGGTACCCTCATCCACATTTACTCCACTTCCTACATGCATGATGAAAGCGATGAGAGCTTTGCGAGATATTTCGCTTACCTCAACCTGTTCGTGTTTTCCATGCTGATACTGGTGCTCGGCGCCAACTATGTGATGATGTTCATCGGATGGGAAGGCGTTGGTCTCTGCTCTTATCTGTTAATCGGATTCTGGTTTAAAAACACCAGCTATAATAACGCTGCCAAGAAAGCATTTGTGATGAACCGTATCGGTGACCTCGGTTTCCTGCTCGGTATCTTCTTCATGATCATGCAGTTTGGCACGGTCACTTTCCCTGACGTATTTGCGAAAGCAGCGCCGCTGGGCATGAACAACCCCACGCTGGCTGCTATCGCCATGCTGCTGTTTGTAGGCGCCATGGGTAAATCCGCACAGATACCGCTGTATACCTGGCTGCCCGATGCGATGGCCGGTCCAACCCCGGTATCCGCCCTTATCCACGCCGCAACGATGGTGACTGCCGGTATCTATATGATTGCCCGCAGCAACGTGATCTATACGCTGGCGCCAGCCATCCAGACCGTGGTGGCAGTGATTGGTATCGCTACCGCGCTGTTTGCCGCTTCTATCGCACTGAAACAAAACGATATTAAGAAAGTACTGGCTTACTCCACCGTGAGCCAGCTGGGATATATGTTCCTCGCACTGGGCGTAGGCGCTTACTCTGCTGCCGTATTCCACGTGATGACGCACGCTTTCTTCAAAGCGCTGTTGTTCCTGGGTTCGGGCTCTGTTATCCACGCTATGGGCGGTGAACAGGATATCCGTAAAATGGGCGGGCTGAAAAAATACATGCCTACCACCAACTGGACATTCCTTGTAGGATGCCTGGCCATCGCCGGTATCCCTGGTTTATCCGGCTTCTTCTCCAAAGATGAAATCCTGGCCAGCGCTTATGCTCACAACCCTGTGTTGTATGCATTGGGACTGATTGGCGCGCTGATGACCGCTTTCTATATGTTCCGCCTGTACTATATCACTTTCTCCGGAAAGTTCCGTGGTACGCACGAACAGGAACATCACCTGCACGAAAGCCCTTCCCCGATCACTATTCCGCTGATCATCCTGGCGATACTGTCTGTGTTCGGCGGTTATGTGGGCCTGCCGGAAGTATTTGGCAAAAACCTGCTGGCAGAATACCTGTCACCGGTGTTTGCCCCTTCTGCTCCTTTTGTGACAGAACATCATCTGTCTCACGGCACCGAATGGATGCTGATGGGCCTGAGCAGTGTACTGGTTATTGTCTTTATCCTGATAGCCCGTCAGAAATTCGCGGCCTACGAAGATACCGGCAAAGAAAATACAGGTGTGGCGAAAGTGCTGGAGAACAAATGGTATATCGATGAGCTGTATGATGCTATCATTGTAAAACCATTACAGGAGCTTTCCCGTTTCTTCCGTGACACTGTTGAAAAAGCAGGTATCGATAAACTGGTAAATGGTGTTGGCCGCAGCGTTCAGTGGGGCAGCCAGCAAATCCGCCGTGTTCAGAGCGGACAGGTAGGTTTCTACATCTTTGCCATGGTAATCGGTATGATCGTATTATTTGTGATCGGATTCTTATTATAA
- the nuoK gene encoding NADH-quinone oxidoreductase subunit NuoK: MPVQYYIFLSIALFCIGVMGVLMRRNAIIIFMCIELMLNAVNLLLVAFSKMWADAGRVDAGSAQLFVFFIMVVAAAEVAVGLAIITMVYRNTHSVDINILNRLKN; encoded by the coding sequence ATGCCTGTTCAATATTACATATTCCTGAGTATCGCCCTGTTCTGCATTGGTGTGATGGGGGTGCTGATGCGCCGTAATGCCATCATCATTTTTATGTGCATAGAGCTGATGCTGAATGCAGTAAACCTGTTGCTGGTAGCATTTTCCAAAATGTGGGCAGATGCGGGAAGAGTAGATGCGGGATCAGCGCAATTGTTTGTGTTCTTTATTATGGTGGTGGCTGCTGCCGAAGTTGCAGTTGGCCTGGCTATCATTACAATGGTCTACAGAAACACGCACTCGGTAGATATAAACATTCTTAACAGGCTGAAAAATTAA
- a CDS encoding NADH-quinone oxidoreductase subunit J has translation MSIQQIIFMVLSVIALVSALGVVLSKNPVTSVLCLIVTFFTIAGHYIMLNAQFLAVVHIIVYAGAIMVLFLYVMMLMNLNAELEPQKRNWLKYAGAISGGALLVVLVAALRDASMPAISTEANEMGLIKNLGQMLFTQYVVPFEVSSILFLSAMVGAVVIGKKD, from the coding sequence ATGAGTATACAACAAATAATTTTCATGGTGCTTTCAGTCATCGCCCTGGTTTCGGCGCTGGGCGTAGTATTGAGCAAGAATCCCGTGACGAGCGTATTGTGTCTGATCGTAACCTTCTTTACCATTGCAGGGCATTACATTATGCTGAACGCCCAGTTCCTGGCGGTTGTGCATATCATTGTGTATGCCGGCGCCATCATGGTATTGTTCCTTTATGTGATGATGCTGATGAACCTGAACGCGGAGCTGGAGCCTCAGAAGCGTAACTGGCTGAAATATGCCGGCGCTATCAGCGGCGGTGCTCTCCTGGTGGTACTGGTAGCCGCCCTGCGCGATGCCAGCATGCCGGCTATCAGCACAGAAGCAAATGAAATGGGATTGATCAAAAATCTCGGCCAGATGTTGTTCACACAATATGTGGTGCCGTTTGAGGTGAGCAGCATCCTGTTCCTCAGCGCCATGGTAGGTGCCGTTGTTATTGGTAAAAAAGACTAA
- the nuoI gene encoding NADH-quinone oxidoreductase subunit NuoI: protein MQALTNRAKPVDRSPLTFLEKMYVPAIAKGMGITFKHIFKRKATVSFPEQRRQFSPVFRGLHVLNRDEEGRERCTACGLCAVACPAEAITMEAAERKPGEEHLYREEKYAARYEINMLRCIFCGFCEEACPKDAIYMSETFAPSNYQRKGFIYGKPDLLIPDPKQQSK from the coding sequence ATGCAAGCATTAACAAACAGGGCAAAACCGGTGGACCGCAGTCCATTAACCTTCCTGGAAAAAATGTATGTTCCTGCCATCGCCAAGGGCATGGGGATCACCTTTAAGCATATCTTCAAACGGAAAGCTACCGTTAGTTTTCCTGAACAGCGCCGTCAGTTCAGCCCGGTGTTCCGTGGATTACACGTATTGAACCGCGATGAAGAAGGCCGTGAAAGATGCACCGCCTGTGGCCTGTGCGCAGTAGCCTGCCCGGCAGAAGCGATCACCATGGAGGCGGCAGAGAGAAAACCGGGAGAAGAGCACCTGTACCGTGAAGAGAAATATGCGGCCCGCTATGAGATCAACATGCTGCGTTGTATTTTCTGCGGATTCTGTGAAGAAGCTTGCCCCAAAGATGCGATCTATATGTCTGAAACCTTTGCGCCGTCCAACTATCAGCGTAAAGGCTTCATTTATGGAAAGCCGGACCTGTTGATCCCTGATCCGAAACAGCAGTCCAAATAA
- the nuoH gene encoding NADH-quinone oxidoreductase subunit NuoH, translating to MTLLSIDWFFILEKILLISAVLVLSLVVAMYSTWGERKVAAWIQDRLGPNRAGPMGLLQPLADGGKLFFKEEIIPTNSNRFLFILGPSVAMMVACMTSAVIPWGDTLTIAGHTVSLQVADVNIGILFIFGVLSVGVYGIMIGGWASNNKYSLLASVRAASQIISYELPMGLALIALLMLTGTLSLKEIVEQQRHGLWNVVYQPLGFFIFLVCAFAECNRAPFDLPEAENELNGGYHLEYSSMKLGFYLFAEYINMFVSSALMATMYFGGYAFPGMDSLGVSPNLLTILGFLALFVKILVFIFFFMWVRWTVPRFRYDQLMRLGWRVMIPLALANMLITGAIVLARQH from the coding sequence ATGACGTTATTAAGCATAGACTGGTTTTTTATTCTTGAAAAAATACTGCTGATATCCGCAGTACTGGTGCTGTCACTCGTAGTGGCTATGTACTCTACCTGGGGCGAAAGAAAGGTGGCTGCCTGGATTCAGGACCGTCTCGGCCCTAACCGCGCCGGCCCGATGGGGCTGCTGCAACCGCTGGCCGATGGTGGTAAACTCTTCTTCAAGGAAGAGATCATCCCCACCAACTCCAACCGGTTCCTCTTTATCCTCGGTCCGTCTGTCGCCATGATGGTGGCCTGTATGACCAGCGCCGTTATTCCGTGGGGCGATACCCTGACTATTGCAGGCCATACCGTTTCCCTGCAGGTGGCAGACGTCAACATCGGCATCCTGTTCATCTTTGGTGTGCTGAGCGTGGGCGTATATGGTATCATGATCGGAGGCTGGGCCTCCAACAACAAATATTCGCTGCTGGCCTCTGTAAGGGCGGCTTCCCAGATCATCTCCTATGAGCTGCCGATGGGCCTGGCGCTGATCGCGCTGCTGATGCTGACCGGCACGCTGAGCCTGAAAGAGATCGTAGAACAACAACGCCACGGACTGTGGAACGTAGTATACCAGCCGCTGGGCTTCTTTATCTTCCTGGTGTGCGCCTTCGCAGAATGTAACCGTGCGCCTTTTGACCTGCCGGAAGCAGAGAACGAGCTGAATGGTGGTTACCACCTGGAATATTCTTCCATGAAACTGGGCTTTTATCTCTTTGCGGAATATATCAACATGTTCGTCAGCTCCGCGCTGATGGCCACTATGTACTTCGGTGGATACGCTTTCCCGGGTATGGACAGTCTGGGTGTTAGTCCCAATCTGCTCACCATTCTGGGCTTCCTGGCGCTGTTCGTGAAGATATTGGTGTTTATATTCTTCTTTATGTGGGTACGGTGGACGGTCCCCAGGTTCCGTTATGATCAGCTGATGCGCCTTGGCTGGAGAGTGATGATTCCGCTGGCATTGGCCAATATGCTGATTACCGGTGCAATTGTACTGGCCCGTCAACACTAA
- a CDS encoding 2Fe-2S iron-sulfur cluster-binding protein: MAEEKKLFKVKIDNISVEVEPGTTILNAARSIGGDVVPPAMCYYSKLQGSGGKCRTCLVKVTKGSEADPRPMPKLVASCRTTVMDGMEVANITSPEVQEARKGVVEFLLLNHPLDCPVCDQAGECDLQNLSYEHGAEATRYEFKRRTFDKIDIGDKIQLHMTRCILCYRCVFTADQLTEKREHGVLGRGDASEISTYIHQSLDNNFIGNVIDVCPVGALTDKTFRFKNRVWFLKPVDAHRQCEDPKCCGKTVLWMRGDEVFRVTARKDKYGEVEDFICDTCRFDKKEKSDWIIEGPRKIDRHSVISQGHYVNTVKPKDPLVEVLDGRQPKLLFDIHSTSEVNRPEIDLSKIEGPAHSDDFNK, from the coding sequence ATGGCGGAGGAAAAAAAATTATTCAAGGTTAAGATCGATAACATCTCCGTGGAGGTCGAACCTGGTACTACAATACTGAATGCGGCCCGGTCGATAGGTGGAGATGTGGTACCGCCGGCTATGTGCTACTATTCCAAGCTGCAGGGCAGCGGTGGTAAATGCCGTACCTGCCTGGTGAAAGTAACCAAAGGCTCCGAGGCCGACCCGCGCCCGATGCCTAAACTGGTGGCCAGCTGCCGCACTACCGTAATGGATGGTATGGAAGTGGCTAACATCACTTCTCCGGAAGTACAGGAAGCGCGTAAAGGTGTGGTGGAATTCCTGCTGCTCAATCACCCGCTGGACTGCCCCGTATGCGACCAGGCCGGTGAATGTGACCTGCAGAACCTGAGCTATGAACACGGCGCTGAAGCTACCCGCTACGAATTCAAACGCAGAACTTTCGATAAAATCGACATCGGCGACAAGATTCAGCTGCACATGACCCGCTGCATCCTCTGCTACCGCTGCGTATTCACTGCCGACCAGCTCACTGAAAAGCGTGAACACGGCGTGCTCGGCCGTGGTGATGCATCTGAAATCAGCACTTATATCCATCAGTCACTCGACAATAACTTCATCGGCAACGTGATCGACGTTTGCCCGGTAGGCGCCCTCACCGACAAAACTTTCCGTTTCAAAAACCGTGTGTGGTTCCTGAAACCGGTAGATGCCCACCGTCAATGCGAAGACCCGAAATGCTGCGGTAAAACCGTACTGTGGATGCGTGGTGATGAAGTGTTCCGCGTAACTGCCCGTAAAGACAAATACGGCGAAGTGGAAGACTTTATCTGCGATACCTGCCGTTTCGATAAAAAAGAAAAATCAGACTGGATCATCGAAGGCCCCCGTAAAATTGACCGTCACAGCGTTATTTCCCAGGGCCATTACGTGAATACCGTTAAACCGAAAGACCCGCTGGTGGAAGTACTGGACGGAAGACAGCCTAAATTGCTGTTCGATATCCACTCCACAAGTGAGGTGAACCGGCCGGAAATAGATCTCTCTAAGATCGAAGGTCCTGCCCATTCGGACGATTTTAATAAGTAA